A region of Domibacillus sp. DTU_2020_1001157_1_SI_ALB_TIR_016 DNA encodes the following proteins:
- a CDS encoding helix-turn-helix domain-containing GNAT family N-acetyltransferase codes for MQPTVSSVSEVRKFNRFYTNVLGLLKQKVYDSPLSLTEIRILFEIKSKSNCTAKVLQEELGLDRGYVSRILKRFEEQNMIYKQKWEKDGRTCFIHLTETGEKIYQNLDNESNQKIEFLLRNIDINNQQKLIKAMKTIEMILSEPLDQKESIISIREGNTAEDKELIIETQRAFYADNHGFDETFLDYLHETFDAKIEKIWIAEDNGEFAGCVGLVEENEKTAILRWFIVESSMRGKGVGTQLVQTLLDYCKKQQYERVLLWTVSNMTTARRLYRKFGFKITETKEEQLLWGQRLVEERWDLELL; via the coding sequence ATGCAACCGACTGTTTCAAGCGTATCTGAAGTTAGAAAGTTTAATCGCTTTTATACTAATGTTCTTGGTTTACTCAAGCAGAAAGTATATGATAGTCCTCTTTCTTTGACAGAAATACGAATTTTATTTGAGATTAAAAGTAAAAGTAATTGTACAGCAAAGGTACTGCAAGAAGAACTGGGTTTAGATCGTGGTTATGTGAGTAGAATACTAAAACGTTTTGAAGAACAAAATATGATCTATAAACAGAAATGGGAGAAAGATGGTCGTACTTGTTTTATTCATTTAACTGAAACAGGAGAAAAAATATACCAGAATTTAGATAACGAATCCAACCAGAAAATTGAATTTTTACTAAGAAATATAGATATCAACAATCAACAAAAGCTTATCAAGGCAATGAAAACAATTGAAATGATTTTGTCGGAACCTCTTGATCAAAAAGAATCAATTATTTCCATAAGAGAAGGTAATACTGCCGAAGATAAAGAGCTTATCATTGAAACACAAAGAGCTTTTTATGCAGATAACCATGGGTTTGATGAAACATTTCTAGATTATCTTCACGAGACCTTTGATGCGAAAATCGAAAAAATTTGGATTGCGGAAGATAACGGGGAATTTGCAGGTTGTGTGGGATTAGTTGAAGAAAATGAAAAAACGGCTATTTTAAGATGGTTCATTGTTGAATCGTCCATGCGTGGAAAAGGAGTAGGTACACAATTAGTTCAAACATTACTTGATTACTGCAAGAAACAACAATATGAACGGGTACTTTTATGGACTGTAAGCAACATGACGACAGCTCGACGATTATATCGAAAATTTGGATTTAAGATTACTGAAACAAAAGAGGAACAATTATTGTGGGGGCAGAGGCTTGTGGAAGAACGGTGGGATTTAGAATTGTTATAG
- a CDS encoding IS110 family transposase produces MDPVVGLDIAKGESQVQAFLEKKKPYKGSFKVAHTLEGLESLHQYLREIEDLTGIRPPVVLESTGHYHTPVVQYFEEKGYLLIIINPLISYRAKSSSLRKVKTDVLDAYHLCELYYKEDLEPHKKRGIQLLNLRNLTRQHANITGIYVQTKLQFQAVLDQVFPEYRGVFGDLYSGVSLLTLLEYPTSEDVLAADEAVLTNKIDELCKSRSKNWANTQAKKLIEAATRNPFQKNLYQSHILSIEMYIKMLIEYQKHLSKLEDEIDALAKEMEEYKIIQSIPGIGEKIAATIISEIGEIDRFNHPKKLVAFAGIDPSIYESGRFKGTVNRITKRGSSRLRHALYMAVRCAIRDCRKKKTTNEIIPRNKKLREFYDKKREEGKPYKVAVIACANKLLQWIYALLKSYSTFQDIA; encoded by the coding sequence ATGGATCCAGTGGTTGGTCTGGATATAGCCAAAGGTGAAAGTCAAGTTCAAGCGTTCTTGGAAAAAAAGAAGCCTTACAAAGGCAGTTTTAAAGTGGCACATACCCTTGAAGGACTAGAGAGCTTACACCAATACCTAAGAGAAATCGAAGACTTAACAGGAATTCGACCTCCGGTCGTTTTAGAGTCTACTGGGCATTATCATACACCCGTTGTTCAGTATTTCGAGGAAAAAGGTTATTTATTAATTATCATTAACCCACTCATCTCTTATCGAGCAAAGAGCTCTTCTTTACGCAAAGTAAAGACGGATGTACTTGATGCTTATCATCTTTGTGAGCTGTATTATAAAGAGGATTTGGAGCCTCATAAAAAACGAGGAATCCAACTCTTAAATCTTCGTAATCTTACAAGACAACACGCAAATATAACAGGCATTTATGTACAAACAAAACTTCAATTTCAAGCAGTGCTCGACCAGGTATTCCCCGAGTATCGAGGCGTTTTTGGGGATTTATATTCAGGTGTTTCTTTACTAACTCTATTGGAATATCCTACATCGGAAGATGTTTTGGCAGCTGATGAAGCAGTGTTAACCAATAAAATCGATGAATTATGTAAAAGCCGTTCTAAGAATTGGGCAAATACTCAGGCAAAGAAGCTGATAGAAGCAGCAACTAGAAATCCCTTTCAGAAAAACCTGTATCAAAGCCATATCCTCAGCATCGAAATGTACATCAAAATGCTTATAGAGTACCAAAAGCATCTATCTAAGCTTGAAGATGAGATAGATGCTTTGGCAAAAGAAATGGAAGAATATAAGATTATCCAATCAATCCCTGGTATCGGAGAAAAAATCGCGGCAACGATTATTTCTGAAATTGGTGAGATTGATCGGTTTAATCACCCTAAAAAGCTTGTAGCATTCGCTGGAATCGATCCCAGTATCTATGAGTCTGGTCGATTTAAAGGCACTGTAAACCGGATTACGAAAAGAGGTTCAAGTAGATTACGTCATGCCTTGTATATGGCCGTTCGATGTGCCATCCGTGATTGTCGTAAAAAGAAAACAACGAATGAAATCATCCCGAGAAATAAGAAACTGCGTGAGTTCTATGATAAAAAACGGGAAGAAGGAAAGCCTTATAAAGTAGCTGTAATCGCATGTGCCAATAAGCTCTTACAGTGGATATATGCCCTTTTAAAAAGCTATTCCACATTCCAAGATATAGCTTAA
- a CDS encoding glutamate-5-semialdehyde dehydrogenase: MNNEVIQKAKLVKEASVSLQGKTTQQKNQALQAISEQLLIDQAYILSENEKDIQEAKETNISASMLDRLTLNAERIQAMCDQIELVVSLPDPIGEQLEQFKKENGLVISKRRVPLGALGMIYEARPNVTIDAAALSLKTSNAVLLRGSASAKFSNRALVASIHKALQRVSFPENAVLLIEDTSRESVKELFHLTEYLDLLIPRGGKNLIDLVVNEATVPVIQTGAGNCHVYVDATAQYEMVVPIILNAKTQRPSVCNSIENLLLHQDFFNEYGKEILEALADANVGIYGDEKVCKVFPKAILATEEHYAEEFSDLLISIKVVDTVEEAIAHINQFGTQHSESIISEDATNVERFLNDVDAAVVYHNASTRFTDGFEFGFGAEIGISTQKLHVRGPMGLPALTTTKFYVQGNGQIRE, from the coding sequence TTGAACAACGAAGTGATTCAAAAAGCAAAGTTGGTAAAAGAAGCTAGTGTTAGTCTACAAGGTAAAACAACTCAACAAAAGAATCAAGCACTACAAGCCATTTCAGAACAACTATTAATAGATCAAGCTTATATTTTAAGTGAAAATGAAAAGGATATACAAGAAGCGAAAGAAACGAATATATCAGCTTCGATGCTGGATCGTTTAACCTTGAATGCAGAGCGTATTCAAGCGATGTGTGATCAAATTGAGTTAGTCGTATCATTACCAGATCCAATCGGAGAACAGCTAGAACAATTTAAGAAAGAAAACGGTCTAGTTATTAGCAAGCGACGTGTACCGCTTGGTGCATTAGGGATGATTTATGAGGCTCGTCCTAACGTAACAATTGATGCAGCAGCTTTATCTTTAAAAACAAGCAATGCCGTATTATTACGAGGTTCAGCTTCAGCTAAATTTTCAAATCGTGCATTAGTAGCTTCTATTCACAAAGCTTTACAACGAGTATCTTTCCCAGAAAACGCCGTGTTATTAATTGAAGACACATCTCGTGAAAGTGTGAAAGAATTGTTCCATTTAACTGAGTATTTAGACCTTTTAATTCCGCGAGGCGGGAAAAATTTAATTGATTTAGTCGTAAATGAAGCAACTGTACCTGTTATTCAAACTGGCGCTGGCAATTGCCATGTATATGTAGATGCAACAGCTCAATATGAGATGGTTGTACCCATTATTTTAAATGCGAAAACGCAGCGTCCGTCTGTATGTAACTCGATTGAAAATTTACTATTACATCAAGATTTCTTTAATGAGTATGGGAAAGAAATTTTAGAGGCATTAGCAGATGCGAATGTGGGTATTTACGGAGACGAAAAGGTGTGCAAAGTTTTCCCGAAAGCGATCCTAGCTACAGAAGAACATTACGCAGAAGAATTTTCAGATTTATTGATCAGCATAAAGGTTGTAGATACTGTAGAGGAAGCTATTGCTCACATCAATCAATTTGGTACACAGCATTCTGAAAGCATTATTTCCGAGGATGCTACAAATGTAGAGCGATTTTTAAATGATGTGGATGCAGCCGTTGTCTATCATAATGCATCAACGCGATTTACAGATGGATTTGAATTTGGATTTGGTGCTGAAATTGGCATTTCTACACAAAAATTGCATGTAAGAGGACCAATGGGATTACCTGCATTAACAACAACAAAATTTTATGTGCAGGGCAATGGTCAAATCCGTGAATAA
- a CDS encoding IclR family transcriptional regulator yields MDKFVFILELLAEKGPSDLNEIVQETKISRSTAHRLLTAMEGHHLVMKNKEGYLLGSRITGWGEVSSSKRLVELAKPSLINLTKLTGESSQLYVKEGNKRICIASVEPKLGLTNTVPVGSVFPLDVGSAGKVFKVWSEKYKDHEKYNDIRQQGWTESVAERVEGVASVSSPIFSQTGTLRAAVSVSGPISRIGTEPSKILSEHVINAAREIEQLLKS; encoded by the coding sequence TTGGATAAATTTGTTTTTATCTTGGAACTTTTGGCGGAAAAAGGTCCATCAGATTTAAACGAAATTGTGCAAGAAACAAAAATTTCCCGTTCTACCGCTCACCGATTATTAACTGCTATGGAAGGTCATCATTTAGTGATGAAAAACAAAGAGGGGTATCTATTAGGTTCAAGAATTACAGGATGGGGAGAAGTATCTTCTTCAAAAAGGCTTGTAGAATTAGCAAAGCCCAGCTTAATCAATTTAACGAAATTAACTGGAGAAAGCAGCCAGCTTTATGTAAAGGAGGGTAATAAGCGGATATGTATTGCCTCTGTTGAACCAAAATTAGGATTAACAAATACAGTACCGGTTGGTTCGGTATTTCCATTAGATGTTGGTTCAGCTGGGAAGGTATTTAAAGTTTGGTCAGAAAAATATAAGGACCACGAAAAGTATAATGATATAAGGCAACAAGGATGGACTGAAAGTGTAGCTGAGCGGGTAGAAGGAGTAGCCAGTGTTAGTTCTCCCATTTTTTCACAAACAGGAACTCTTAGAGCCGCTGTCAGCGTCAGTGGCCCGATCTCACGCATAGGGACAGAGCCGTCTAAAATCCTATCTGAACATGTAATTAATGCAGCAAGGGAAATTGAACAGCTGCTAAAAAGTTAA
- the leuC gene encoding 3-isopropylmalate dehydratase large subunit — protein sequence MNKPKTLFDKVWEKHVVRSNTGEPDLLYIDFHLMHEVTSPHAFNMLRQMGKKVRRPDLTIATMDHQVPTTNLDQPVKDQVAAEQMNALHKNSKEFGIQMFPWGTQGQGIIHVIGPERGLTQPGMVIVCGDSHTSTHGAFGALAFGIGISEVAHVLATQTLPQRKPKTMAVTLEGKLPSDVTAKDLILGILKKIGTDGGVGHVIEFRGEAIRSLSMEGRMTVCNMAIEGGARAGMIAPDEVTFNYLKGKPNAPQGEAWDQAVQAWKTLHSDEGAEFDKEVIINAAELKPFATWGTTPAQSISIDSEIPMPKDASEKRALEYMGLKPGMSMKDIEVDAVFIGSCTNARMEDLRAAAAIVKNRKVKDGVRAIVVPGSMNIKKMAEEEGLADVFKDAGFEWRAAGCSMCVGMNDDVLESGQRCASTSNRNFEGRQGKGARTHLVSPAVAAATAVMGHFASLSDLKKEVFQ from the coding sequence ATGAATAAACCAAAGACGCTTTTTGATAAGGTATGGGAAAAACATGTAGTAAGAAGTAATACTGGAGAGCCCGATTTACTTTATATCGATTTTCATTTGATGCATGAAGTTACATCACCTCATGCCTTTAATATGTTGAGACAGATGGGCAAGAAAGTTCGAAGACCTGACTTGACGATTGCTACAATGGACCATCAAGTTCCGACTACTAACTTAGACCAGCCTGTAAAAGATCAGGTTGCTGCTGAGCAAATGAACGCTTTACATAAAAACAGCAAGGAATTTGGTATTCAAATGTTTCCATGGGGAACTCAAGGACAGGGAATCATCCACGTTATTGGTCCTGAAAGAGGACTAACCCAGCCTGGGATGGTAATCGTATGTGGTGACTCCCACACTTCTACCCACGGAGCATTTGGTGCTTTAGCATTTGGAATTGGAATTAGTGAAGTTGCTCATGTTTTAGCCACACAAACCTTGCCTCAAAGAAAACCAAAAACGATGGCTGTTACGCTTGAAGGAAAACTGCCTAGTGATGTAACTGCTAAAGATTTAATTTTGGGAATACTTAAAAAAATTGGTACAGATGGCGGAGTTGGACACGTAATTGAATTTCGTGGTGAAGCCATTCGTTCTCTTTCTATGGAAGGAAGAATGACGGTATGTAACATGGCTATTGAAGGGGGCGCACGTGCAGGAATGATTGCTCCTGATGAAGTTACATTCAATTATCTAAAAGGCAAGCCAAATGCACCACAAGGAGAAGCGTGGGATCAAGCAGTACAGGCGTGGAAAACACTTCATTCTGATGAGGGAGCAGAATTTGATAAGGAAGTTATCATAAATGCTGCCGAACTAAAGCCTTTTGCAACTTGGGGAACAACACCAGCCCAGTCTATTTCAATTGACAGTGAAATTCCAATGCCTAAAGATGCTTCTGAGAAAAGAGCTTTAGAATACATGGGACTTAAACCTGGTATGTCAATGAAAGACATTGAAGTAGACGCTGTATTCATCGGTTCTTGTACAAATGCCAGAATGGAGGATTTACGAGCAGCAGCTGCTATCGTGAAAAATCGAAAAGTAAAAGACGGGGTCCGTGCTATTGTGGTACCTGGTTCTATGAATATTAAAAAGATGGCCGAAGAAGAAGGCTTAGCCGATGTATTTAAAGATGCAGGTTTTGAATGGCGTGCTGCCGGCTGCTCAATGTGTGTAGGAATGAATGATGATGTTTTAGAGTCTGGGCAACGATGCGCATCTACTAGTAATCGTAATTTCGAAGGAAGACAAGGCAAGGGTGCCAGAACACACTTGGTAAGTCCAGCTGTCGCTGCTGCTACAGCTGTTATGGGACACTTTGCTTCTTTATCTGACTTAAAAAAGGAGGTCTTTCAATGA
- the leuD gene encoding 3-isopropylmalate dehydratase small subunit: protein MKAVKKVVGKALPLGLSDVDTDQIAPSDAMKFSERGNFSDFLFRDWRENPDFILNKPEHSDSVIILAGENFGCGSSREHAPWALQDYGFKVMVAPSFGDIFKNNCSKVGLVTVELADDIIKELISLVEKDPSIQVKVDVENKTLSCKHIEVEFPLDDFTRYRLVNGLNDIDITLRDEDLINSYEEGRASHLPKVK, encoded by the coding sequence ATGAAAGCCGTTAAAAAAGTTGTAGGAAAAGCACTTCCACTAGGTTTATCAGATGTAGATACCGATCAAATTGCACCAAGTGATGCAATGAAGTTTTCAGAACGCGGAAATTTTAGTGATTTCCTTTTTAGAGATTGGCGTGAAAACCCTGACTTTATTTTAAATAAACCAGAACACAGTGATTCAGTCATTATTCTAGCTGGTGAAAACTTTGGCTGCGGCTCAAGCCGGGAACATGCTCCTTGGGCACTTCAAGATTACGGTTTTAAAGTAATGGTAGCCCCTTCTTTTGGAGACATATTCAAAAACAACTGCTCAAAGGTTGGATTAGTTACCGTAGAGTTAGCGGACGATATTATAAAAGAATTAATTTCCTTAGTAGAAAAAGATCCAAGCATTCAGGTGAAAGTGGATGTGGAAAATAAGACGCTAAGCTGCAAACATATAGAAGTAGAATTTCCTTTAGATGATTTCACACGTTATCGTTTGGTCAATGGACTGAATGATATTGACATAACATTGCGGGATGAAGACCTGATCAATAGTTATGAAGAAGGAAGAGCAAGCCATTTACCTAAGGTAAAGTAA
- a CDS encoding LytTR family DNA-binding domain-containing protein: MEVSINSDKIVVVKRGQVVFIPLEDIYYIERLNQCSFIKSKGNKVPVRVPLKKLEELLPSNFVRSHRAFIINKSCLQELIKQDENNYEATFFDTEKTAIVSKTYLNSLFS, translated from the coding sequence TTGGAAGTTTCCATCAATTCAGATAAAATTGTGGTGGTAAAAAGAGGACAAGTTGTCTTTATTCCTTTGGAGGATATATATTACATTGAACGGTTAAATCAATGTTCTTTTATAAAAAGCAAAGGAAATAAAGTTCCTGTCCGAGTACCATTAAAAAAATTAGAGGAATTGTTACCCAGTAACTTTGTTAGATCACACCGGGCATTTATTATCAATAAGTCATGTCTACAGGAACTAATTAAACAAGATGAAAACAACTACGAAGCAACCTTTTTCGATACAGAAAAAACAGCAATAGTATCCAAAACATATTTAAACAGCTTATTTTCATAA
- a CDS encoding AEC family transporter: MFQAVFSTLYQIIVPISIPVICGALLKYFKDLETRPLITIYLYFLSPAIILDTLTTAEISFDDVYKTVTYCILNLLVLCLAAKILGKLIKLPSSENAALTMVSTLTNSVNYGLPPVLLAFGSSGLDKASVYVVTQMILVNTIGVYFAARSQFSIINAAKAIFSLPAIYAALLAIFLRLNEFHFPNAIANGISMVSLAYSPIVLAILGAQMMSVKFNKLNRNEESAFWSGLFIRLILSPFIALFCLYILNIESTLFLVLFILSCMPVAVNAGVLAEKFNSSSNIVANCILWTTLASFIILPILITVVR, encoded by the coding sequence ATGTTTCAAGCAGTTTTTTCTACCCTATACCAAATTATTGTTCCAATTTCGATACCAGTTATTTGCGGAGCACTTCTTAAGTACTTTAAAGACCTTGAAACAAGACCACTAATCACGATTTATCTATATTTTTTAAGTCCTGCAATTATTTTAGATACTCTAACAACAGCTGAGATTTCTTTTGATGATGTTTATAAAACCGTTACATATTGTATTCTCAATCTTTTAGTACTCTGTTTAGCAGCTAAAATATTAGGTAAGTTAATAAAATTACCTTCTTCTGAAAACGCGGCCCTTACTATGGTGTCTACATTAACCAATAGTGTTAACTATGGTCTCCCTCCTGTACTGCTTGCTTTTGGCAGCAGCGGACTGGATAAAGCATCTGTTTATGTTGTTACTCAGATGATTCTTGTAAATACCATTGGAGTATATTTTGCAGCGCGTTCTCAATTTTCTATTATTAACGCTGCAAAAGCAATTTTTTCACTTCCCGCTATATACGCAGCCCTGTTAGCTATATTTCTTCGCTTAAATGAATTTCATTTTCCTAATGCTATTGCAAATGGTATCTCAATGGTATCGTTAGCTTATTCCCCCATAGTCTTGGCTATCTTAGGTGCACAGATGATGAGTGTTAAATTTAATAAGCTGAATCGAAATGAAGAATCAGCTTTTTGGTCTGGATTGTTTATTCGATTGATTTTGTCACCTTTTATAGCTCTGTTTTGTCTCTATATCTTAAACATTGAAAGTACGTTGTTTTTAGTTCTTTTTATCCTGTCCTGCATGCCAGTAGCAGTAAATGCAGGTGTTTTAGCTGAAAAATTCAACTCATCATCAAATATAGTGGCAAACTGTATACTATGGACAACTCTTGCTTCGTTCATAATACTGCCCATCCTTATTACAGTAGTAAGGTAA
- a CDS encoding class I SAM-dependent methyltransferase — protein MSSVNVWDADLYDDKLGFVSDFGKGLIDLLQPQKGENILDLGCGTGDLTYEISKLGSLVTGIDFSTEMIEKAHKKYPDLLFKVENGETFRTDTKYDAVFSNAALHWMKQAEKVVESVSLALRPGGRFVAEFGGQGNVQTVIHGITEVLSKDYKMDVTERNPWYFPSIGEYSTLLEKYGFKVSYALHFDRPTPLTDGEEGLNHWLDSFADDFFPEFSKDEKTIIYGKIKEKIKTDLYKNDIWVADYKRIRVIATRDC, from the coding sequence ATGAGCTCAGTAAATGTATGGGATGCAGATTTGTACGATGATAAATTAGGTTTTGTGTCTGACTTTGGAAAGGGATTAATTGATCTGCTTCAACCGCAAAAAGGAGAAAACATCCTTGATTTAGGATGTGGAACAGGTGATCTTACATATGAAATTTCCAAATTAGGCTCTCTTGTGACAGGAATTGACTTCTCAACGGAAATGATTGAGAAGGCACATAAAAAATATCCTGATCTTCTCTTTAAAGTAGAAAATGGAGAAACATTTAGAACCGACACAAAATACGATGCCGTTTTTTCGAACGCAGCTCTTCATTGGATGAAGCAGGCTGAAAAGGTAGTTGAATCGGTTAGCTTAGCCTTACGCCCAGGTGGACGCTTTGTGGCAGAGTTTGGAGGGCAAGGAAATGTTCAAACTGTTATTCATGGTATAACAGAAGTGCTCTCTAAAGATTATAAGATGGATGTTACAGAAAGAAACCCTTGGTATTTTCCTAGTATAGGAGAGTATAGTACACTGCTAGAAAAGTACGGCTTTAAAGTATCTTATGCCCTCCATTTTGACAGACCTACTCCTTTAACAGATGGAGAAGAAGGACTGAATCATTGGTTAGACAGCTTTGCAGATGATTTTTTCCCTGAGTTCTCTAAGGATGAAAAAACGATTATCTACGGGAAAATAAAAGAGAAGATAAAGACTGATCTATACAAAAATGATATATGGGTGGCTGACTATAAACGAATTAGAGTTATTGCTACGAGAGACTGCTAA
- a CDS encoding sensor domain-containing diguanylate cyclase, with amino-acid sequence MKISLRACFSALFAALIIILTIVLSSQIGSESTNIIKNEVGESLGETSFELADKMDHYMWSRFNEIEVLSILKALREGDTAETQLLLDQLKVQIPSFTWVGVTDKKGIVQAATNEILKGKSISERPVYEEAIEHPFIGDVHDAVLLAKLLPNPTNEPLQFVDISVPIMDDKGVFKGVLASHLSWAWASEIKESLKSSIQKENKNQEIFIVSPRNNTVILGPKSFIGKSLNLESIKRAQAKKDGWILEEWPDGKQYLTGFALGDGYEDYPGLGWIILVRESEESAFASVKDLKIYILLLGALMAVIFAVLGWFLAGILAKPLHNISQAADQLLLGRRVEIPVYKGIKDVEILSLSLSNLLHNLSKTESELGHMATLAHHDKLTGLPNRIGLDQYINQIVKGTDQETGNQTYTFLYLDLDGFKKVNDSLGHHSGDLLLELVSGRLKSNIGESFISRLGGDEFLVVLNTSMCNPIEKGKQVGETIVKLLREPFSIEKTKVQIGCSVGASVWPSHERDIFKVIRLADQALYMSKKRGKNQFSFYDIKYDM; translated from the coding sequence ATGAAGATTAGTTTGCGGGCTTGTTTTTCGGCTCTATTTGCTGCCCTTATTATTATTTTAACTATCGTATTAAGCAGTCAAATAGGTTCTGAATCAACAAATATTATTAAAAATGAGGTCGGAGAATCACTTGGGGAAACTTCCTTTGAATTAGCCGATAAAATGGATCATTACATGTGGTCTCGTTTTAATGAAATCGAAGTATTGAGTATATTAAAAGCGTTGCGTGAAGGGGACACAGCAGAAACACAGCTTCTTCTTGATCAGTTAAAAGTCCAGATTCCTTCTTTTACATGGGTAGGTGTAACAGATAAGAAAGGGATAGTTCAAGCAGCCACAAATGAAATATTAAAAGGCAAGTCTATTTCAGAACGTCCCGTTTATGAGGAAGCGATCGAGCATCCTTTTATTGGTGATGTACATGATGCGGTCCTCCTGGCTAAATTGCTGCCTAATCCAACAAACGAGCCTTTGCAATTTGTGGATATTAGTGTGCCGATTATGGATGATAAAGGAGTATTTAAGGGGGTATTAGCCTCTCATTTGAGCTGGGCGTGGGCAAGTGAAATCAAAGAATCTCTCAAAAGCTCTATTCAAAAAGAAAATAAAAATCAGGAAATTTTTATTGTAAGTCCACGTAATAACACGGTTATTTTAGGACCAAAATCTTTTATTGGCAAATCGTTAAATTTGGAAAGCATAAAGCGTGCTCAAGCTAAAAAAGATGGATGGATACTAGAAGAATGGCCAGACGGAAAGCAATATTTAACAGGATTTGCATTAGGGGATGGCTATGAAGATTATCCGGGTTTAGGCTGGATAATCCTCGTTCGAGAGTCTGAGGAATCGGCTTTTGCTTCTGTGAAGGATTTAAAAATATATATTCTTTTGCTGGGAGCTCTGATGGCAGTTATTTTTGCTGTTTTAGGATGGTTTTTAGCAGGAATATTAGCAAAGCCGTTACATAATATATCGCAAGCAGCCGATCAGCTTTTATTAGGAAGAAGAGTAGAAATTCCAGTTTATAAAGGCATCAAAGATGTAGAAATCCTTTCTTTATCGTTGAGCAATCTTTTGCACAACTTATCGAAAACCGAATCTGAACTGGGCCATATGGCGACTTTAGCTCACCATGATAAACTGACAGGCTTGCCTAATCGAATCGGTCTAGATCAATATATCAACCAAATAGTAAAAGGAACAGATCAGGAGACAGGGAACCAAACCTATACTTTTTTATATTTAGATTTGGATGGATTTAAAAAAGTAAATGACAGTCTTGGACATCACTCCGGTGATTTATTGCTGGAATTGGTATCAGGCCGACTGAAAAGTAATATAGGTGAATCATTTATCAGCCGGCTTGGAGGAGATGAGTTTTTGGTTGTCCTGAATACCTCAATGTGCAATCCAATTGAAAAAGGGAAGCAGGTCGGAGAAACGATCGTAAAACTTTTGAGAGAGCCTTTTAGTATTGAAAAGACAAAAGTTCAAATTGGATGCAGTGTTGGTGCATCTGTATGGCCATCTCATGAAAGAGATATTTTTAAAGTGATTCGATTGGCCGACCAGGCACTATATATGTCAAAAAAAAGAGGGAAAAACCAATTTTCTTTTTATGATATAAAATATGATATGTGA
- the arr gene encoding NAD(+)--rifampin ADP-ribosyltransferase: MNDKKNVLDPGPFFHGTKAELKIGDLLEPLYLSNYQDKKSNHIYFTGTLNAAKWGAELAKSNSKERIYIVEPLGDFENDPNLTDKKFPGNPTRSYRSKSPLKIIAELSSWERHSDEEINHMLTSLKKLSEEGKNVIYD, translated from the coding sequence ATGAATGACAAAAAAAATGTCTTAGATCCTGGCCCGTTTTTTCATGGTACTAAAGCAGAACTGAAAATTGGAGACCTGCTTGAACCTTTGTACTTATCCAATTATCAGGATAAAAAATCTAACCATATCTATTTTACTGGAACATTAAACGCTGCTAAATGGGGTGCTGAATTAGCAAAATCTAATTCAAAAGAGAGAATTTATATTGTAGAACCATTAGGTGATTTTGAAAATGATCCGAACTTAACTGACAAAAAATTTCCTGGAAACCCAACACGTTCTTATAGATCTAAATCTCCTTTGAAAATAATAGCTGAATTAAGTTCATGGGAAAGGCATTCCGATGAAGAAATAAATCATATGCTTACATCTTTAAAAAAGTTAAGTGAAGAAGGAAAAAATGTAATATACGATTGA
- a CDS encoding YjcZ family sporulation protein yields the protein MYGSGGGGGGYGSGFALIVVLFILLIIVGVSFVNY from the coding sequence ATGTACGGTTCCGGTGGAGGCGGAGGCGGCTACGGTAGTGGCTTTGCGCTGATTGTAGTTCTGTTCATTCTTCTAATCATTGTTGGTGTTTCATTCGTTAACTATTAA